The following coding sequences are from one Kosakonia sp. H02 window:
- the araJ gene encoding MFS transporter AraJ — protein MKKTVFSLALATFGLGMAEFGIMGVLTELANNVGISIPSAGHMISAYAAGVVIGAPIMAMFSSRFSLKNVLLFLVALCLIGNAIFTFSSSYLMLIIGRLISGFPHGAIFGVGAIILSKIAPPGKVTMAVAGMIAGMTVANLIGIPLGTWLGHTFSWRYTFLLISVFFVLVIVSVIFWVPGLYDKAQTRLSEQFHFLKKPEPWLIFAATMFGNAGVFAWFSYVKPFMVSVSGFKETSMTLIMMLMGLGMVLGNMFSGRLSVTFSPLRIAAATELVIMLSMVALFLFGESKTGALSLGFLCCAGLFALSAPLQILLLQNAKGGEMLGAAGGQMAFNFGNAVGAYFGGLIITFGFTYSYLALPAAVLTFAAMSSLLIYGYRRAKYPSERVAEQ, from the coding sequence ATGAAAAAAACCGTTTTTTCGTTGGCACTTGCGACCTTTGGTCTGGGTATGGCGGAGTTCGGCATCATGGGCGTGTTAACCGAACTCGCGAACAATGTCGGCATTTCTATCCCGTCAGCGGGGCATATGATTTCCGCGTATGCCGCGGGCGTGGTGATTGGCGCGCCGATCATGGCGATGTTTTCCAGTCGTTTCTCCCTGAAAAACGTGTTGCTGTTTCTGGTGGCGCTCTGTCTTATCGGCAATGCGATTTTTACCTTCTCCAGTTCTTATTTGATGCTGATTATCGGGCGTTTGATCTCGGGTTTCCCTCACGGCGCTATCTTTGGCGTCGGGGCGATTATCCTGTCGAAAATTGCGCCGCCGGGCAAAGTGACGATGGCAGTTGCCGGAATGATTGCCGGGATGACGGTAGCTAACCTGATCGGCATTCCGTTGGGAACCTGGCTCGGCCACACCTTTAGCTGGCGCTACACCTTTTTGCTGATTTCGGTGTTTTTTGTGCTGGTCATTGTGTCGGTCATTTTTTGGGTGCCGGGTCTGTATGACAAAGCGCAAACCCGCCTGAGCGAGCAATTTCATTTCCTGAAAAAACCGGAGCCGTGGCTGATTTTCGCCGCCACCATGTTTGGCAACGCCGGGGTGTTTGCCTGGTTCAGCTATGTGAAGCCTTTTATGGTCAGCGTTTCCGGCTTCAAGGAAACCTCAATGACGCTGATCATGATGTTGATGGGGCTGGGCATGGTGTTGGGGAATATGTTCAGCGGCAGGTTATCGGTGACGTTCAGCCCGCTGCGCATTGCGGCGGCAACCGAGCTGGTGATTATGTTGTCGATGGTGGCGCTGTTTCTCTTTGGCGAGAGCAAAACCGGCGCGTTGTCGTTAGGTTTTCTCTGCTGCGCGGGCCTGTTTGCCCTTTCCGCACCGCTACAAATTTTGCTGCTGCAAAATGCAAAGGGCGGCGAGATGCTCGGCGCGGCTGGCGGGCAGATGGCTTTCAACTTTGGCAATGCGGTGGGCGCCTATTTTGGTGGGCTGATTATTACCTTCGGCTTTACCTATAGCTACCTGGCGCTACCCGCCGCGGTGTTGACCTTTGCGGCGATGTCATCGCTGCTGATTTATGGCTATCGTCGGGCAAAATACCCGTCGGAAAGGGTGGCGGAGCAGTAA